One Haliaeetus albicilla chromosome 11, bHalAlb1.1, whole genome shotgun sequence genomic window carries:
- the KCNIP2 gene encoding A-type potassium channel modulatory protein KCNIP2 isoform X1, producing the protein MERTSLHNDSLLYASLIAILLLISYWFTTRCFKIISGIEGNPPGQTKKALKQRFLKLLPCCRPKSIPSLSESNVEDEFELSTVCHRPEGLEQLQEQTKFTRKELQVLYRGFKNECPSGIVNEENFKQIYSQFFPQGDSSTYATFLFNAFDTDHDGSVSFEDFVSGLSIILRGTIDDRLNWAFNLYDLNKDGCITKEEMLDIMKSIYDMMGKYTYPAMREEAPREHVENFFQKMDRNKDGVVTIEEFLESCQKDENIMRSMQLFDNVI; encoded by the exons atggagaggacatcCCTGCACAACGACAGCCTGCTCTATGCCTCCCTGATTgccatcctcctcctcatctcctATTGGTTCACCACTCGCTGCTTCAAAATTATCAGCGGCATTGAAG gcaACCCGCCAGGCCAAACTAAAAAAGCGCTGAAGCAGCGATTCCTCAAACTGCTGCCCTGCTGCCGGCCCAAATCCATCCCCTCGCTCAGCGAAAGCAA CGTTGAGGATGAGTTTGAGCTTTCCACCGTCTGCCATCGCCctgaggggctggagcagctccagGAGCAGACCAAGTTCACCCGCAAAGAGCTGCAGGTCCTGTACCGAGGCTTCAAGAAT GAGTGCCCAAGCGGCATCGTCAATGAAGAAAACTTCAAGCAGATCTACTCACAGTTCTTCCCACAGGGAG ACTCCAGCACGTATGCCACCTTCCTCTTCAACGCCTTTGACACCGACCACGATGGCTCCGTCAGCTTCGAG GACTTTGTGTCTGGACTGTCCATCATCCTGCGGGGCACCATTGACGATCGCCTGAACTGGGCCTTTAACCTCTATGACCTGAACAAAGATGGCTGCATCACCAAAGAG GAAATGCTGGACATCATGAAGTCCATCTACGACATGATGGGCAAATACACCTACCCGGCCATGCGGGAGGAAGCACCCCGGGAGCATGTGGAGAACTTCTTCCAG AAAATGGACCGAAACAAGGACGGTGTGGTGACAATCGAGGAGTTCCTGGAGTCCTGCCAGAAG GATGAGAACATCATGCGGTCCATGCAGCTGTTTGACAATGTGATTTAG
- the KCNIP2 gene encoding A-type potassium channel modulatory protein KCNIP2 isoform X6, protein MERTSLHNDSLLYASLIAILLLISYWFTTRCFKIISGIEDSVEDEFELSTVCHRPEGLEQLQEQTKFTRKELQVLYRGFKNECPSGIVNEENFKQIYSQFFPQGDSSTYATFLFNAFDTDHDGSVSFEDFVSGLSIILRGTIDDRLNWAFNLYDLNKDGCITKEEMLDIMKSIYDMMGKYTYPAMREEAPREHVENFFQKMDRNKDGVVTIEEFLESCQKDENIMRSMQLFDNVI, encoded by the exons atggagaggacatcCCTGCACAACGACAGCCTGCTCTATGCCTCCCTGATTgccatcctcctcctcatctcctATTGGTTCACCACTCGCTGCTTCAAAATTATCAGCGGCATTGAAG ACAGCGTTGAGGATGAGTTTGAGCTTTCCACCGTCTGCCATCGCCctgaggggctggagcagctccagGAGCAGACCAAGTTCACCCGCAAAGAGCTGCAGGTCCTGTACCGAGGCTTCAAGAAT GAGTGCCCAAGCGGCATCGTCAATGAAGAAAACTTCAAGCAGATCTACTCACAGTTCTTCCCACAGGGAG ACTCCAGCACGTATGCCACCTTCCTCTTCAACGCCTTTGACACCGACCACGATGGCTCCGTCAGCTTCGAG GACTTTGTGTCTGGACTGTCCATCATCCTGCGGGGCACCATTGACGATCGCCTGAACTGGGCCTTTAACCTCTATGACCTGAACAAAGATGGCTGCATCACCAAAGAG GAAATGCTGGACATCATGAAGTCCATCTACGACATGATGGGCAAATACACCTACCCGGCCATGCGGGAGGAAGCACCCCGGGAGCATGTGGAGAACTTCTTCCAG AAAATGGACCGAAACAAGGACGGTGTGGTGACAATCGAGGAGTTCCTGGAGTCCTGCCAGAAG GATGAGAACATCATGCGGTCCATGCAGCTGTTTGACAATGTGATTTAG
- the KCNIP2 gene encoding A-type potassium channel modulatory protein KCNIP2 isoform X11: MNLEGLEMIAVLVVLVLFVKVLEQFGLFEPVSLEGNPPGQTKKALKQRFLKLLPCCRPKSIPSLSESNVEDEFELSTVCHRPEGLEQLQEQTKFTRKELQVLYRGFKNECPSGIVNEENFKQIYSQFFPQGDSSTYATFLFNAFDTDHDGSVSFEDFVSGLSIILRGTIDDRLNWAFNLYDLNKDGCITKEEMLDIMKSIYDMMGKYTYPAMREEAPREHVENFFQKMDRNKDGVVTIEEFLESCQKDENIMRSMQLFDNVI; this comes from the exons ATGAACCTGGAAGGCCTTGAGATGATTGCGGTGCTGGTGGTCTTGGTCCTCTTCGTCAAGGTGCTGGAGCAATTTGGCCTCTTCGAGCCTGTGTCCTTGGAAG gcaACCCGCCAGGCCAAACTAAAAAAGCGCTGAAGCAGCGATTCCTCAAACTGCTGCCCTGCTGCCGGCCCAAATCCATCCCCTCGCTCAGCGAAAGCAA CGTTGAGGATGAGTTTGAGCTTTCCACCGTCTGCCATCGCCctgaggggctggagcagctccagGAGCAGACCAAGTTCACCCGCAAAGAGCTGCAGGTCCTGTACCGAGGCTTCAAGAAT GAGTGCCCAAGCGGCATCGTCAATGAAGAAAACTTCAAGCAGATCTACTCACAGTTCTTCCCACAGGGAG ACTCCAGCACGTATGCCACCTTCCTCTTCAACGCCTTTGACACCGACCACGATGGCTCCGTCAGCTTCGAG GACTTTGTGTCTGGACTGTCCATCATCCTGCGGGGCACCATTGACGATCGCCTGAACTGGGCCTTTAACCTCTATGACCTGAACAAAGATGGCTGCATCACCAAAGAG GAAATGCTGGACATCATGAAGTCCATCTACGACATGATGGGCAAATACACCTACCCGGCCATGCGGGAGGAAGCACCCCGGGAGCATGTGGAGAACTTCTTCCAG AAAATGGACCGAAACAAGGACGGTGTGGTGACAATCGAGGAGTTCCTGGAGTCCTGCCAGAAG GATGAGAACATCATGCGGTCCATGCAGCTGTTTGACAATGTGATTTAG
- the KCNIP2 gene encoding A-type potassium channel modulatory protein KCNIP2 isoform X7 has translation MNLEGLEMIAVLVVLVLFVKVLEQFGLFEPVSLEDSVEDEFELSTVCHRPEGLEQLQEQTKFTRKELQVLYRGFKNECPSGIVNEENFKQIYSQFFPQGDSSTYATFLFNAFDTDHDGSVSFEDFVSGLSIILRGTIDDRLNWAFNLYDLNKDGCITKEEMLDIMKSIYDMMGKYTYPAMREEAPREHVENFFQKMDRNKDGVVTIEEFLESCQKDENIMRSMQLFDNVI, from the exons ATGAACCTGGAAGGCCTTGAGATGATTGCGGTGCTGGTGGTCTTGGTCCTCTTCGTCAAGGTGCTGGAGCAATTTGGCCTCTTCGAGCCTGTGTCCTTGGAAG ACAGCGTTGAGGATGAGTTTGAGCTTTCCACCGTCTGCCATCGCCctgaggggctggagcagctccagGAGCAGACCAAGTTCACCCGCAAAGAGCTGCAGGTCCTGTACCGAGGCTTCAAGAAT GAGTGCCCAAGCGGCATCGTCAATGAAGAAAACTTCAAGCAGATCTACTCACAGTTCTTCCCACAGGGAG ACTCCAGCACGTATGCCACCTTCCTCTTCAACGCCTTTGACACCGACCACGATGGCTCCGTCAGCTTCGAG GACTTTGTGTCTGGACTGTCCATCATCCTGCGGGGCACCATTGACGATCGCCTGAACTGGGCCTTTAACCTCTATGACCTGAACAAAGATGGCTGCATCACCAAAGAG GAAATGCTGGACATCATGAAGTCCATCTACGACATGATGGGCAAATACACCTACCCGGCCATGCGGGAGGAAGCACCCCGGGAGCATGTGGAGAACTTCTTCCAG AAAATGGACCGAAACAAGGACGGTGTGGTGACAATCGAGGAGTTCCTGGAGTCCTGCCAGAAG GATGAGAACATCATGCGGTCCATGCAGCTGTTTGACAATGTGATTTAG
- the KCNIP2 gene encoding A-type potassium channel modulatory protein KCNIP2 isoform X5, which translates to MSVAGAPWDPQGLQMVGIILLLCSSLKLLHALGIIDLARGDSVEDEFELSTVCHRPEGLEQLQEQTKFTRKELQVLYRGFKNECPSGIVNEENFKQIYSQFFPQGDSSTYATFLFNAFDTDHDGSVSFEDFVSGLSIILRGTIDDRLNWAFNLYDLNKDGCITKEEMLDIMKSIYDMMGKYTYPAMREEAPREHVENFFQKMDRNKDGVVTIEEFLESCQKDENIMRSMQLFDNVI; encoded by the exons ATGTCGGTTGCTGGGGCACCCTGGGACCCACAGGGGCTGCAAATGGTGGGCAtcatcctgctgctctgctccagcctcaAGCTACTCCATGCCCTGGGCATCATCGACCTGGCCAGGGGAg ACAGCGTTGAGGATGAGTTTGAGCTTTCCACCGTCTGCCATCGCCctgaggggctggagcagctccagGAGCAGACCAAGTTCACCCGCAAAGAGCTGCAGGTCCTGTACCGAGGCTTCAAGAAT GAGTGCCCAAGCGGCATCGTCAATGAAGAAAACTTCAAGCAGATCTACTCACAGTTCTTCCCACAGGGAG ACTCCAGCACGTATGCCACCTTCCTCTTCAACGCCTTTGACACCGACCACGATGGCTCCGTCAGCTTCGAG GACTTTGTGTCTGGACTGTCCATCATCCTGCGGGGCACCATTGACGATCGCCTGAACTGGGCCTTTAACCTCTATGACCTGAACAAAGATGGCTGCATCACCAAAGAG GAAATGCTGGACATCATGAAGTCCATCTACGACATGATGGGCAAATACACCTACCCGGCCATGCGGGAGGAAGCACCCCGGGAGCATGTGGAGAACTTCTTCCAG AAAATGGACCGAAACAAGGACGGTGTGGTGACAATCGAGGAGTTCCTGGAGTCCTGCCAGAAG GATGAGAACATCATGCGGTCCATGCAGCTGTTTGACAATGTGATTTAG
- the KCNIP2 gene encoding A-type potassium channel modulatory protein KCNIP2 isoform X3 — protein MRSKGRKESLSDSRDLDGSYDQLTGNPPGQTKKALKQRFLKLLPCCRPKSIPSLSESNVEDEFELSTVCHRPEGLEQLQEQTKFTRKELQVLYRGFKNECPSGIVNEENFKQIYSQFFPQGDSSTYATFLFNAFDTDHDGSVSFEDFVSGLSIILRGTIDDRLNWAFNLYDLNKDGCITKEEMLDIMKSIYDMMGKYTYPAMREEAPREHVENFFQKMDRNKDGVVTIEEFLESCQKDENIMRSMQLFDNVI, from the exons gcaACCCGCCAGGCCAAACTAAAAAAGCGCTGAAGCAGCGATTCCTCAAACTGCTGCCCTGCTGCCGGCCCAAATCCATCCCCTCGCTCAGCGAAAGCAA CGTTGAGGATGAGTTTGAGCTTTCCACCGTCTGCCATCGCCctgaggggctggagcagctccagGAGCAGACCAAGTTCACCCGCAAAGAGCTGCAGGTCCTGTACCGAGGCTTCAAGAAT GAGTGCCCAAGCGGCATCGTCAATGAAGAAAACTTCAAGCAGATCTACTCACAGTTCTTCCCACAGGGAG ACTCCAGCACGTATGCCACCTTCCTCTTCAACGCCTTTGACACCGACCACGATGGCTCCGTCAGCTTCGAG GACTTTGTGTCTGGACTGTCCATCATCCTGCGGGGCACCATTGACGATCGCCTGAACTGGGCCTTTAACCTCTATGACCTGAACAAAGATGGCTGCATCACCAAAGAG GAAATGCTGGACATCATGAAGTCCATCTACGACATGATGGGCAAATACACCTACCCGGCCATGCGGGAGGAAGCACCCCGGGAGCATGTGGAGAACTTCTTCCAG AAAATGGACCGAAACAAGGACGGTGTGGTGACAATCGAGGAGTTCCTGGAGTCCTGCCAGAAG GATGAGAACATCATGCGGTCCATGCAGCTGTTTGACAATGTGATTTAG
- the KCNIP2 gene encoding A-type potassium channel modulatory protein KCNIP2 isoform X4, protein MALRAEEMGPWCRFALRSAGNPPGQTKKALKQRFLKLLPCCRPKSIPSLSESNVEDEFELSTVCHRPEGLEQLQEQTKFTRKELQVLYRGFKNECPSGIVNEENFKQIYSQFFPQGDSSTYATFLFNAFDTDHDGSVSFEDFVSGLSIILRGTIDDRLNWAFNLYDLNKDGCITKEEMLDIMKSIYDMMGKYTYPAMREEAPREHVENFFQKMDRNKDGVVTIEEFLESCQKDENIMRSMQLFDNVI, encoded by the exons gcaACCCGCCAGGCCAAACTAAAAAAGCGCTGAAGCAGCGATTCCTCAAACTGCTGCCCTGCTGCCGGCCCAAATCCATCCCCTCGCTCAGCGAAAGCAA CGTTGAGGATGAGTTTGAGCTTTCCACCGTCTGCCATCGCCctgaggggctggagcagctccagGAGCAGACCAAGTTCACCCGCAAAGAGCTGCAGGTCCTGTACCGAGGCTTCAAGAAT GAGTGCCCAAGCGGCATCGTCAATGAAGAAAACTTCAAGCAGATCTACTCACAGTTCTTCCCACAGGGAG ACTCCAGCACGTATGCCACCTTCCTCTTCAACGCCTTTGACACCGACCACGATGGCTCCGTCAGCTTCGAG GACTTTGTGTCTGGACTGTCCATCATCCTGCGGGGCACCATTGACGATCGCCTGAACTGGGCCTTTAACCTCTATGACCTGAACAAAGATGGCTGCATCACCAAAGAG GAAATGCTGGACATCATGAAGTCCATCTACGACATGATGGGCAAATACACCTACCCGGCCATGCGGGAGGAAGCACCCCGGGAGCATGTGGAGAACTTCTTCCAG AAAATGGACCGAAACAAGGACGGTGTGGTGACAATCGAGGAGTTCCTGGAGTCCTGCCAGAAG GATGAGAACATCATGCGGTCCATGCAGCTGTTTGACAATGTGATTTAG
- the KCNIP2 gene encoding A-type potassium channel modulatory protein KCNIP2 isoform X10 yields the protein MALRAEEMGPWCRFALRSADSVEDEFELSTVCHRPEGLEQLQEQTKFTRKELQVLYRGFKNECPSGIVNEENFKQIYSQFFPQGDSSTYATFLFNAFDTDHDGSVSFEDFVSGLSIILRGTIDDRLNWAFNLYDLNKDGCITKEEMLDIMKSIYDMMGKYTYPAMREEAPREHVENFFQKMDRNKDGVVTIEEFLESCQKDENIMRSMQLFDNVI from the exons ACAGCGTTGAGGATGAGTTTGAGCTTTCCACCGTCTGCCATCGCCctgaggggctggagcagctccagGAGCAGACCAAGTTCACCCGCAAAGAGCTGCAGGTCCTGTACCGAGGCTTCAAGAAT GAGTGCCCAAGCGGCATCGTCAATGAAGAAAACTTCAAGCAGATCTACTCACAGTTCTTCCCACAGGGAG ACTCCAGCACGTATGCCACCTTCCTCTTCAACGCCTTTGACACCGACCACGATGGCTCCGTCAGCTTCGAG GACTTTGTGTCTGGACTGTCCATCATCCTGCGGGGCACCATTGACGATCGCCTGAACTGGGCCTTTAACCTCTATGACCTGAACAAAGATGGCTGCATCACCAAAGAG GAAATGCTGGACATCATGAAGTCCATCTACGACATGATGGGCAAATACACCTACCCGGCCATGCGGGAGGAAGCACCCCGGGAGCATGTGGAGAACTTCTTCCAG AAAATGGACCGAAACAAGGACGGTGTGGTGACAATCGAGGAGTTCCTGGAGTCCTGCCAGAAG GATGAGAACATCATGCGGTCCATGCAGCTGTTTGACAATGTGATTTAG